CGGGACAACTGGGTTTGTTTGAGCACGCCACATGATTCCTTTCCTTCCCCCGAATCCCGTCTCGCCGTCCGCCCGGCCTGTGCTGCTCGCGCCGATGGCGGGCTTCACCGATGCGGCGATGCGCCGCGTCTCGCACGCCTTCGGCGCGGCCCTGACCTACACGGAAATGGTCAACGCCACGGGTCTGCTGCGCGCCTCCGACAAGACGTGGCATTTGCTGGAGACACTTCCCGGCGAAGGTTCCGTGGTCGCCCACCTGTACGGCTCCGAACCGGAGGAGATGGCTGCGGCGGCGGCGGCCGTCTGGCGGACCGGGCGCTTCGTGGCCATCGACATCAACGCCGGCTGTCCCGTGCGGAAGATCACCGCCAATGGCTGCGGCTCTGCCCTGATGCCCCAGCCCGACCTCATCGGGCGGATCGTCGCCGCCATGCGCGCGGCCTCGCCGCTGCCGGTGACGGTCAAGACCCGCGTTGGCCTCGTTCCCGACCGCATCCTCATCCACGAAATCGCGAGCGCCGTTGAAGCGGCCGGGGGCGCCGCCCTCGCCATCCACGCCCGCTTCGCCTCGCAAATGCACAGCGGCGCCGTCGCGCTCGACCTGCTCGCGGCGGTGAAGCAGCGCGCCCGCATCCCCATCATCGGCAACGGCGGCATCCGATCGGCCGCAGACGCCGCGCGCATGGTTCGCGAGACCGGTGTCGACGCCGTCATGGTGGGCCGCGCCGCCATGGGCAACCCCTGGCTTTTCCGGGCGATCGCCGACGCCCTCGCTGCGCCGGAGGACGCGCCCCCCCCGCCGCGCTCGCGCCCCGACGTCGCCGAAATCCGAGCCGCCCTCTCCGACCATCTCACCGCCGCCCGCGAGCTCCAGATCCAGATCCGGGCCAACCACCGACTCCCGAGCCGGGCGCTCGATCCTGAAGCGGCCGTGGTCGTGACCTTCCGCTGCCACCTCTTCCGTTACCTGTCCGGTCTGGCGGGCGCCGCCCAGCTCCGGGGCCACCTGTGCACCTTCACCCGCACCGCGGAGATCCTCGCCGCCGTCGACGCCTGCCTCGAACGCGAAGTCCAGGCCCGTGCCCTCCGCTCAAACGCCCCGGGTCTTTCCTAGCCCCTCGTTCGACGGGTCGGATTCGCCTGGGTGAAACTGTTGCACGCGCCTCCAGATGTTGCTATGATGCGGCCACACGAAAGCTTCGAGGAGATGTGTAATGGAACTCACACAGGATTTTCATCATCTGGATCTGATGAAGCACGCAAACGAGGTGCCCGCCCTGCAAAAGACCGAGGTGCGGCCCGTAGCCGTGCTCCGGTTCCGCGGCGTGGCCGACCCGCAGGGGATCGTCACCGGGCAGACACCGGCAACGCTGCGCGGCGTTTCCCATATAATTGTTGACTTCGGGCGCGAATTGGTCGGCTTTCTGGATATCACGGCCGCCGCCCACACACCGTCCGGCATGATCGTGACGTACGGCGAATCCATCGAGGAGGCGTGTGACACCGCGTGCGATTGTGATAACTGCTGCTGGTTCCACCTGCCGGAGGACACACACACCGTCCAGGGCGCGCCCACGGCGTATCGTCACGAGGGCCGGCGCGCTTTTCGTTACGTGCATGTCCGCTCGGAACAGCCGGATGCGCGGATCGAACTGCACAGCATGCGCATGACGCTGGTCCACTACCCGGTTCAGGACCGGGGCTCATTCAGTTCATCCGATCCGCTCATCAACCGGATCTGGGACCTCTGCCGCTACACGACCCAACTGTGCATGCAGACCTTTTACGAGGACGGCATCAAGCGCGACGGGCTGCTCTGGGTCAGTGACTACCGCCAGCAATTCCTGTCCAACTGGACGCCGTTCGGTGATGCCGCGCTCGCGCGGCGGTCGCTGATCATGTTCGCGGCCACGCAGATGGCCGACGGCTTCATCCCTGCGTGCGCGGCGGCGGCAGGCGGGCACCAACACACGGACGGGGGCTTCCATCCCGTGGACGGCATCAGCTACATGCCCGGGATTCCCTTTAAATTCGGCACGGCTAAGATGCTCCTGATTCATTACTCT
This genomic interval from Lentisphaerota bacterium contains the following:
- a CDS encoding tRNA-dihydrouridine synthase family protein; its protein translation is MIPFLPPNPVSPSARPVLLAPMAGFTDAAMRRVSHAFGAALTYTEMVNATGLLRASDKTWHLLETLPGEGSVVAHLYGSEPEEMAAAAAAVWRTGRFVAIDINAGCPVRKITANGCGSALMPQPDLIGRIVAAMRAASPLPVTVKTRVGLVPDRILIHEIASAVEAAGGAALAIHARFASQMHSGAVALDLLAAVKQRARIPIIGNGGIRSAADAARMVRETGVDAVMVGRAAMGNPWLFRAIADALAAPEDAPPPPRSRPDVAEIRAALSDHLTAARELQIQIRANHRLPSRALDPEAAVVVTFRCHLFRYLSGLAGAAQLRGHLCTFTRTAEILAAVDACLEREVQARALRSNAPGLS